A genome region from Choloepus didactylus isolate mChoDid1 chromosome 12, mChoDid1.pri, whole genome shotgun sequence includes the following:
- the LOC119506697 gene encoding zinc finger protein OZF, protein MSNLSQKRIYSGGNPFVCKVCGKVFSHKSNLTEHEHFHTREKPFECNECGKAFSQKQYVIKHQNTHTGEKLFECNECGKSFSQKENLLTHQKIHTGEKPFECKDCGKAFIQKSNLIRHQRTHTGEKPFVCKECGKTFSGKSNLTEHEKIHIGEKPFKCSECGTAFGQKKYLIKHQNIHTGEKPYECNECGKAFSQRTSLIVHVRIHSGDKPYECNVCGKAFSQSSSLTVHVRSHTGEKPYGCNECGKAFSQFSTLALHLRIHTGKKPYQCSECGKAFSQKSHHIRHQKIHTH, encoded by the coding sequence ATGTCAAACCTCAGTCAAAAGAGAATTTATAGTGGGGGAAACCCCTTTGTCTGTAAGGTATGCGGGAAGGTTTTCAGCCACAAATCAAACCTCACTGAGCATGAACATTTTCATACTAGAGAGAAACCttttgaatgtaatgaatgtggaaaagcctttagcCAAAAGCAGTATGTCATTAAACATCAGAAcactcatactggagagaagctttttgaatgtaatgaatgtggaaaatccTTCAGCCAGAAGGAGAACCTCCTTACCCATCAGAAGATTCACACTGGTGAGAAGCCATTTGAGTGTAAGGATTGTGGAAAAGCTTTCATTCAAAAGTCAAACCTCATCAGACaccagagaactcacacaggcGAGAAGCCCTTTgtatgtaaggaatgtgggaaaaccttcagtggCAAATCAAACCTTACTGAGCATGAGAAAATTCATATTGGAGAGAAACCCTTTAAATGCAGTGAATGTGGCACAGCTTTTGGCCAGAAGAAGTACCTCATAAAACATCAAAacattcacactggagagaaaccctatgaatgtaatgaatgtggaaaagccttctctCAGCGAACATCGCTTATTGTACATGTGAGAATTCATTCAGGTGATAAACCTTATGAATGCAAtgtatgtggaaaagccttctctCAAAGCTCATCCCTTACGGTGCATGTGAGAAGCCATACAGGTGAGAAACCTTATGgctgtaatgaatgtgggaaagccttctctCAGTTTTCAACTCTTGCTCTACATTTGAGAATACACACAGGCAAGAAGCCTTATCAGtgtagtgaatgtgggaaagctttcagccagAAGTCACACCACATTAGACACCAGAAA